AGAATAAATTTAAAAATATAGATTTTTGAGGGGGAGTTTTAAACAGTGAAGAAAATATTAACCTTATTTACTCTTATGGTGACCATGATCGGTCTCCTGGCTGCTTGTGGCAGCGATGAAAAGGCATCCGGTGACGGCGGCATGAAGTTGGCCGAGGATGGCAAGTTCACTTTTGCATCATCTGGTGAATTCAAACCATTCAGCGTAACCGATGGAGAAGGAAAAATGAGTGGTTTTGACATCGATGTTGCCGAAGCGGTGGCAAAGGAACTCGGCCTGGAACCAAATCAGAAAAAATTCAAGTTTGCCAGTATCGTAGAAGGTGTTAAGTCAGGCCGCTTCGATGCAGCTGTTGCCAGTCATACCATTAATGATGATCGTAAGAAGCATGTGAATTTTTCTACTCCATACTACTACTCTGGACCACAAATTTTTGTTAGACCAGACAGTGATGCAGAAAAACTTGCTGATCTAGAGGGACTGGAAATCGCCGTTTCAAAAGGTTCTACTTATGCAAAGACTGCTGAAGATGTGACAGATAATATTGTGCTTTATGACAGTGACGTAACTGCTCTAGAAGCGTTAGCCAACGGAAGGCACGACGCTGT
This portion of the Mesobacillus sp. S13 genome encodes:
- a CDS encoding transporter substrate-binding domain-containing protein codes for the protein MVTMIGLLAACGSDEKASGDGGMKLAEDGKFTFASSGEFKPFSVTDGEGKMSGFDIDVAEAVAKELGLEPNQKKFKFASIVEGVKSGRFDAAVASHTINDDRKKHVNFSTPYYYSGPQIFVRPDSDAEKLADLEGLEIAVSKGSTYAKTAEDVTDNIVLYDSDVTALEALANGRHDAVITDFITGKEAIGAGLEIEGRELLGRSEQAIAIAQDNDELLEKVNEALETLRENGTLKEISEKYFGEDITVKPE